In Pseudomonadota bacterium, the following are encoded in one genomic region:
- a CDS encoding carbohydrate porin, translated as MKGIVTLIASSLWAVPAGAEDSAWLLGDWGGQRQALADRGLDMEFVASTDLMAIVDGGRSRGVETPANFDLVFTLDTGKAGWWNNGSLQFYLLGNTGGDPSRRAGDMQVASNLEAPDTFKLFEAYYEHRFLDDRLGIAVGLHDANADFYVTEHSGIFLNSSLGVGPELAQVGPSIFPTTSPGVRLRLNWTPNTYLLAAIYDGVAGDPNDPYGTHISFDHGDGVFVIAEAGLLGSESRYFKVGVGGWHHTANIDDLDGRPQDDNSGIYAIGETDLWRDEDGRGVGVFTQLGFADGDNNQIATYVGGGVSWTGPLPQRPRDVAGLAVAHARNGDHFRRVNVGLERAETTLEASYLITPKPWLTVQPDLQYIIDPGTDSGIDNALVLGLRLQVTL; from the coding sequence ATGAAAGGCATCGTCACACTGATCGCGTCAAGCCTGTGGGCCGTCCCGGCGGGAGCCGAGGACAGCGCCTGGCTGTTGGGAGACTGGGGCGGACAGCGCCAGGCGCTGGCCGATCGCGGCCTCGACATGGAATTCGTTGCCAGCACCGATCTCATGGCGATAGTCGACGGCGGCCGCTCGCGCGGCGTCGAGACACCGGCCAATTTCGACCTGGTGTTCACGCTCGATACGGGCAAGGCCGGGTGGTGGAACAACGGCAGTCTGCAGTTCTACCTGCTCGGCAATACCGGTGGTGATCCGAGTCGGCGCGCGGGTGACATGCAGGTCGCGAGCAACCTCGAAGCGCCCGACACCTTCAAGTTGTTCGAGGCCTACTACGAGCATCGCTTTCTGGACGACAGGCTCGGCATCGCGGTTGGACTGCACGACGCCAACGCCGACTTCTACGTGACTGAGCACAGCGGCATATTCCTGAACAGTTCGCTCGGCGTCGGCCCCGAACTCGCGCAGGTGGGTCCGTCGATTTTCCCGACCACTTCACCGGGCGTGCGGCTGCGTCTGAACTGGACGCCGAACACCTACCTGCTGGCCGCCATCTACGATGGCGTGGCCGGTGACCCCAACGACCCTTACGGCACCCACATCAGCTTCGACCACGGCGATGGCGTGTTCGTGATTGCCGAGGCCGGCCTGCTCGGCAGCGAATCGCGGTACTTCAAAGTCGGTGTCGGCGGCTGGCATCACACTGCCAACATCGACGACCTCGATGGTCGACCGCAGGACGACAACTCGGGTATCTACGCGATTGGCGAAACCGATTTGTGGCGCGACGAAGATGGGCGCGGCGTCGGCGTGTTCACCCAGTTGGGCTTCGCCGACGGCGACAACAACCAGATTGCCACCTATGTCGGCGGCGGCGTGAGCTGGACCGGTCCCTTGCCGCAACGCCCGCGCGACGTCGCCGGTCTCGCCGTCGCCCATGCCCGTAACGGCGACCACTTTCGTCGCGTGAACGTCGGGCTCGAGCGCGCCGAAACGACGCTCGAGGCGAGCTATCTCATCACGCCCAAGCCGTGGCTGACGGTACAGCCCGACCTGCAGTACATCATCGACCCCGGCACCGACAGCGGCATCGACAATGCCCTGGTGCTGGGTCTGCGCCTGCAGGTGACCCTCTAG